A genomic segment from Carassius auratus strain Wakin chromosome 25, ASM336829v1, whole genome shotgun sequence encodes:
- the kbtbd13b gene encoding kelch repeat and BTB domain-containing protein 13, with protein MDTVKVRVGDSVFETNKSLLLRECEYFRALYRSGMVECHQEEIHVRNLKAQGFIIMLAVANGERPILNGEDILEAIECAAFFQAEPLARHLQDLLNSDNCLLMYQASATYGLLELCESSAQFIRNMYRDMKEDLNKLPQELIKHVESLAPSAFVAVGSHSTCSVDELPLAATRTVCYLDEDDEDWKVLTALPMEASTSLAGLTVLDNRLYVVGGVHGVEKIPVDASFCYDVVTNTWSLLPGPRQPRYNFTLIGIEGCLYAIGGESGRTTMSSVEKYNVPTKQWSFAAPLPRPVAGVACTKAMSRIFVCLWKPMETNEIYEYIPNHDVWVLVSTLLKQQSYGHCMVAHRDNLYIIRNGPQDDFLRCLMDCYNITTGQWTSMAGHYGNSKGALFTAVVTGDSVFTLNRTMTLEYAISGNMWKPCKQMKGFPRNGSVWTFLLRIPKERKEVTVS; from the coding sequence ATGGATACTGTCAAGGTAAGAGTTGGAGACAGTGTCTTTGAAACAAACAAGTCTCTACTGCTAAGAGAATGTGAATACTTCAGGGCACTTTACAGATCGGGGATGGTAGAGTGCCATCAAGAAGAGATTCACGTGAGGAACCTCAAAGCCCAAGGGTTCATAATCATGCTGGCTGTGGCCAATGGTGAGAGACCTATTCTGAATGGCGAGGACATTTTGGAAGCCATTGAATGTGCTGCTTTCTTCCAGGCTGAACCTCTTGCAAGGCATCTTCAGGATCTTCTCAACTCCGACAACTGCCTGCTCATGTACCAAGCCTCGGCCACCTATGGCTTATTGGAGCTCTGTGAGAGTTCGGCACAGTTCATCCGCAATATGTATCGTGACATGAAAGAGGACTTGAACAAACTTCCTCAGGAGCTGATTAAACATGTGGAGTCTCTGGCTCCTAGTGCATTTGTGGCAGTGGGTTCACACTCCACATGCTCTGTGGATGAGCTTCCTCTTGCCGCCACAAGGACAGTATGTTACCTTGATGAGGATGACGAAGATTGGAAGGTCCTCACTGCCTTGCCAATGGAAGCCAGCACCTCTCTGGCTGGTTTGACTGTTTTGGACAACCGACTCTACGTTGTTGGAGGTGTGCACGGTGTTGAAAAGATACCTGTCGATGCTAGCTTTTGCTATGATGTTGTCACCAACACCTGGAGTTTGCTGCCAGGTCCCAGACAGCCACGGTACAACTTCACCCTAATTGGGATAGAAGGTTGCCTCTACGCTATTGGAGGAGAGTCTGGAAGAACCACCATGTCCTCGGTTGAGAAATATAATGTTCCCACAAAGCAGTGGAGCTTTGCAGCACCTTTACCTCGACCGGTCGCTGGGGTCGCATGCACCAAAGCTATGAGCCGAATTTTTGTGTGTCTATGGAAGCCAATGGAGACTAACGAAATCTACGAATACATCCCAAACCATGATGTGTGGGTTCTGGTGAGTACACTTCTGAAGCAGCAGAGCTACGGACACTGCATGGTGGCCCACAGGGACAACCTCTACATCATACGCAATGGACCCCAAGACGATTTCCTGCGCTGTTTGATGGACTGCTACAACATCACCACTGGACAGTGGACGTCAATGGCTGGGCACTATGGGAACAGCAAAGGGGCACTGTTCACTGCTGTAGTGACAGGGGACTCTGTGTTCACACTGAACCGCACCATGACTCTGGAGTACGCCATCTCAGGTAACATGTGGAAACCTTGCAAGCAGATGAAGGGTTTTCCCAGGAATGGATCTGTGTGGACATTTCTACTCAGGATtccaaaggaaaggaaagaagtGACAGTGTCTTAA